One Triticum dicoccoides isolate Atlit2015 ecotype Zavitan chromosome 3B, WEW_v2.0, whole genome shotgun sequence genomic window, GTTTGCAATTTTAGGTGAGAACAATTCATCTTTGTCTACTGAGTTTCAAACTTGCCTTGATGATGAGGATGAACCAATGGTAACTTGACATTCCCAACTCTCATCCTATGTCTTTATTTCATTTGCAACTTTCTAAATTATCTTGAACTATTTCCATGATCGGGATGAGGAATTCTCCACTTGCAATAACTATTAGCCTTGCTGCTTGCCTCCATGGAGTCAAGAATGAAGAAAATGGAGGACCAATAAgctactgtgatggtctcttcaagTCTTCATTTCATTTATTTTTCCATCCATGCTTGTCAACTGGTGTTAAGAATTAGAACTTCCGGCTTGTAATCGTACTAAGTATTGTTGTTTGTGCCATTCGTACTTCCAGTATGTGGTCAGACTTGAGTCGAGATGGTTGAATCTGTCAAACTTATTGTGGTCAGACATGGGATGATTGAATCTATGTCAAAAATATCGTGTTTGTGCTGCTAATTTACTATTCTTTTGCTTCTCTAATGGAGGATTGCTGTCAAAATTATTGTGGTTTGTGCTGCCAATATAATGTTGTTGTGCTGCTATAATGTATGATTAAATCTGTCAAAAGTTTACTGATGTTTTACTCCTCTTTTACTGTTGTTTTGTGCTGCCAATATACTGATGTTGTGCACTTGTGCTCCTCTTTTACTGATGCCAATATACTACTGTTGTGTAGCTCCTCTTTTACTGTTATTGGTATCCATGGAGATCCCCATGGGGATCGGGTACCCGTTGTTCGCGGGCATGGGGNNNNNNNNNNNNNNNNNNNNNNNNNNNNNNNNNNNNNNNNNNNNNNNNNNNNNNNNNNNNNNNNNNNNNNNNNNNNNNNNNNNNNNNNNNNNNNNNNNNNNNNNNNNNNNNNNNNNNNNNNNNNNNNNNNNNNNNNNNNNNNNNNNNNNNNNNNNNNNNNNNNNNNNNNNNNNNNNNNNNNNNNNNNNNNNNNNNNNNNNNNNNNNNNNNNNNNNNNNNNNNNNNNNNNNNNNNNNNNNNNNNNNNNNNNNNNNNNNNNNNNNNNNNNNNNNNNNNNNNNNNNNNNNNNNNNNNNNNNNNNNNNNNNNNNNNNNNNNNNNNNNNNNNNNNNNNNNNNNNNNNNNNNNNNNNNNNNNNNNNNNNNNNNNNNNNNNNNNNNNNNNNNNNNNNNNNNNNNNNNNNNNNNNNNNNNNNNNNNNNNNNNNNNNNNNNNNNNNNNNNNNNNNNNNNNNNNNNNNNNNNNNNNNNNNNNNNNNNNNNNNNNNNNNNNNNNNNNNNNNNNNNNNNNNNNNNNNNNNNNNNNNNNNNNNNNNGCGGGGCTAGTGGGGATCGGGGCGGGGACGATGGCGTGCCCCCCGGTGATCCCCGTCCCCGTTGCCATTTTGAGTTGCCACGCGCCGGCCTGCAGCACCCTCCCAAGAAAAAAAAGACGAATAAAAAACAAATCGGCTGCGCAAAATTGGGGGATGGGCCTGGCCCATGAGACACGCGCCAGTCTGTTGACGCTACCCGGATCCGACGACGGCCTAGCTCGCCTCGCATTACTGGGAGACAGCGCCTAGCCGACCAGCAACTCCCGGAGACAGCCGACAGTCCCCACTCTCgaatcccgccgccgccaccgtcgccgtcgccgtcgccgtcaatGGATGAGCTGCGGCGGCCGCCCGAGTTCGACCACATGTTCACGGACGAGGCGTGGGCCAGCATGACCCAGGACACGCGGCGTCGGATCGTCGACATCTCGTGCCGGGTGGAAGAGGAGCCCACCGAAGAGGAGCGCCGCATCCACGATGAGCTCATCGTCGGCGGCGGCAGCATCAGTTACCCCCCGACCCCTCCCTCCTCCCCGACGGTAGGCGCACACCTCCTCTCTACTCGCTAGGGACCTCCTCCGAGAATTCAATTTCTTTTTTCATATAGTAGTAGTTACCCTAACCTACACTGAGCCCATGTTCCCAACACGCAACATTAAGCCCAGTGTGTCAATAAGCTGGTCTAGGTCTCCAATCCTTGACAACCACATCACCCCAGGTCCCAAACGATAGGGGGCACTAGAAATTTGACAAATTTTAACATTTCCCTACTGTACATGGGGGTCCATTTTTCATGTTTGTGATGTTTGTATCTGATAGTTTGATATGGGTACTAGCAAAGTATCTCATTTTTCATTGTTCACGGATGGGCGGATGCAGATTTTGAGGGCCCAATTGAGTCACTTGGCCGTCCGTGGAGGATCTTCATGGATCCCGGTGCTGTTCGTGAGGTCTTGAAATCCGCAGAAGAATATCACTGGCAAATGGAGCGACGTGACAGGGAAGGGGTGCTGCAAGGGCTGCATTACGCTGAAAGTGATGGATGTAGCACCTCTGGCACCGAGGATGTGCTGCTATTCGACCAGGTATATATGTGTATGCTGCTCGTTAGTTTAAGCAGGGTCACTGCCGCATGCCTTGCACTCTGTCATGGATTTGTGACACTACTGTGTTTTTGCCTACTGCCTGAAGCTTATTCAAGGTATTCTACTTTGCTAGTGCACAGATTGGACTATGAATCCTATTCAGAAGCAAACAATACGAGTTGTAACTGCCCAAAGATGCTTGTGTTGCCAACACCCTGCTTTCTTGTTTGTCTAATTCAAATGCCACCGCTGCTAAAATGCTGCTTATTGTCTATCTTCAAATATCTCATATTTATTTTATCTCTGCAGTTGATGGGTGTAGTAGAAGAGCTCTCTGGGCGTGTAGCGACTATGGAGAAGAAACAGGTCTGTTTTGAAATGATGTACCATGTTCAAATGCCTTATGTCTGTTACACTGAACCTTTGGATCTTAAAGATTAGGAAACAATAAGATGTTTGTCATGCTTCTAACTCATGGCTATAAATCATGACGAAATGGAATTTGCTCATATATGAAAAAGTTCTTACGTGTAGTTAACTTTTCAGGTAGACTGTAGTTTAAACAAGTTTACTATCTTCTTATGTGGAGGGTCAAGCAGTTTTAAAATGTTGGAAACCCTTTACTAATTTGAGCTTTCTTTGGTGTTATGTTCCTGATATTTTGGCATAATTGAATGCAGGCTTCCTCCATCGACAAAGTCAAATACCTACGTGGAGAAAATGGCAGGTTGCTGAAAAAAGTTGTTGAGCTGAATGGCACTGTGAAGGGCTTGAATTCTCAAATAGACCCTTTACCCCGAGATGATTCAGTAAACCAGTTGATTAAACAGTGTTTGGGTTCAGACGTCATTTATCTTGTTGGTGGTCTAGATGACATGTTTTGTCCATCGTCACTAGGTTTCTCATGCTTTTCGCCCTCCCTGGACGTACTAATACCTATGAAACCAATGCCTGATGAAAGGCTTTTTAATTCTACTGTTGCCTTAGACAACAGAATATTTGTTCTGGGCGGTGCTGATCATCCGTATGGAAGCAGCATTGATGCAGGTGCTGATCATTTTTATGTTTACCTTCCCAAAATCTCTCTGGTTGCCATTTCTGCCCTAATATGTGCTTTTAATCTTTATCATGAAGTTTGCTGTTATGACACAACCTCTGATGATTGGACCCTATGCCTACCAATGATCCGTGCAAAGGCAAACCTTGCCGGAGTTAGCTTGTGTGGGAAAATCTATGCATTTGGTGGTGGAGATGGTTCAAAATCTTTTCATGATGTTGAGGTCTTCGATCCTGCATATGGGAAGTGGATAAAGAATCAGCCTATGCTGAGAAAGGTATAGCTACCTACATTCTTAACATATCATCCTTGATTCAGTTTACCGTTATTAAGTAATGGTTTGATTTGATCTTGGGTTTGCTGTATATGTTGCCgagcaagaaaataaaattaccagtgATTCGATAGTACTCTACCCAGAAGAAGGAAATAATGTGGTgttttttttcagaaaaaactgTGGTTACTTATTAACTAGCTTGTTAGTTACTGGGTTTTCATTTGAGATAGTAAAAAAAATTAGAACTGCTTCAAACTCTAGTTATTAGTCTACATCATTTATCTGCTTCAATTTTGCAAATTTCCTTATCGTGGACAAGTAACAGTCTTTACCATCTTTTTAGTTTTACAATGTACCTAAACCTCGCCTGAAACAAGGACAAGTCGTGGAGAGATATAATCTGCTCAAGGAAATGCATACTTTTATAGTGCTCTCAAAATGCCATCTTATTTTTCTACTTACTAGTTTGGTTTCTTACTTAGTTCTTTATAATGTTGTTCTGGGATATGATTTTTTACCTATGTAGGATGTGATGATTTCTTTTATCTGAATAACTTATGCCACTTGGTCCTTAGCGCTCTGCTCTAGCTGGTGTGGAACTCAATGGTGCGATTTATGCGGTTGGTGGATATGATGGTATTGAAACTTGGAGGTGATGTCCTTTTTCTGCCTGTATGTAGAGTTACTGTTACAAACTCATGTTGATTAATGACTTTGTGAATCCCATGTGAATCCTCTATTTAAGAACATGGAGAAATACTTGGCTTAAAGTTAAAGGGCTGTACACTGAATGACTAGTGTAAATCTGTAATCAACTGAATCGTTTCTTTAGACTTAAGCACCTAATCTACTGATTATCAGGGATACAGTCGGACCGTGACCCATGAATCATTTTACAATGCTCATTAGACTATTTCCTATGGATTtcatggtggtgaagttgttgttgAAGCGAGAATAATACATGGACTTTTTTGGCTAACATTACGGTGTTGGTTGCCAGCTGCGCTGAGAGACTTGATCCTAGGGAACCTCACTGGAAAATGCTCCCAAGCATGAATACACAAAGATGCTTCCATACGCTGGCAGTTCTTGATGAGAAGATGTAAGTATGGAGCTAGCACTTTCTTACAACTCAGGAGGATTCACCAAAACTTGCCTCCAAGCATCGTTGATGGTGTAATCATGACTTGCAGATACCTACCTTGTCTTGCCGTTTGTTGCTTTCAGATACTCGATTGGTGGTTACAATCCTGAGGCTAGAGCAGGGGTGGCCACTGTTGAGCTGTACGACCCAAGGATGCCATCATGGGTGGCAGTCAAACCAATGAAGTATTCCAAGGCGTGCCATTCTTCAGCCGTGCTTGGTGGCTCGATATTCACATTCGGTGGCCTGGAAGATCCAGAACAGAACATCTTGGACGTGGTAGGTAGCTACACCAAGATCTATGCCTGCATAAGTAAATCTATCAAGCATCAGATTGCTAACCTCCAAATCGTATATAGTTATAGAACATACTAGTAAACTTGGTGGTTGCATTGCATGTATGTATCTGTGTCAGTGTAGAAACTCCTGATGTATGAACTTGTCTGTTCTTATTCTTATAATTTTGACTAACTAACAGTTGGAACCTTTATGTTGGATAAACTTGTCAGGTAGAGTGCTACAGCGAAGGGTGTGGTTGGGTGAATACAGCGCTCAAGTCAATCGGCAGGAGAAGCCATTGTTCTGCCATTGTCTACTGAATTGGTTGCAGATGCTTTACAGTGGCCCAGCAAGTCTACTTGGTAGTAATGCATCAGAAAGTTTCCTATGTGTACTGAAAACTGGAGTGAGCTCAATTTGGCAAAAGCCCTTTTTTTTCTGCAAGGGAGGAAACTCTAGTCCCCCTAATCCAATTTCAGAGCCCAGTCCGAGCTCCTATCTTATCTGAAACAAAAGCAAGAGGCAGCGCATGGTGAACACCAAAAGTATTTTGCTCTAGAATTTTCCCTAGCTTAGGGTTTTCTACCTAACAGTATCTTCCTATGATTACCTTGGTTATCCAAGAACCATTTTCTCAAAGTAAACAGCTAGGAGAAGCTTGAAATATGGCTAAGGGAGATGTTTGGAACACAGTTTAATTATGAGGAATAAGTGTAATAGTGTCTCAGTTTTGTATTTGATTGGCTTCTCTGATTTCATTTCATAAGTGTCAAACACAAGTTCTCCTTGTCTCTCATTTCTACTTAAGAGGTAAAACACCCGAGTTACATTGAATTTGAACTGCGTctggtttcaaaaaaaaaacttctttGCTGATTTCATAAGAGCGCCAAACATAATTCATGTATGAAAAACATTTCAATTATATGTCTGGCTTAAGTTTTTTTTTTATATAATTTCAGAAATTCGTAGGGAGACTGTTTTGGGCAGGTTCCACAAAGTTTGCCAGAACTGGCTTTAGCACTATATATGATCAGCAGACCAAAAATAAGTGCTCCTTCCAATACACGAATAAGTGACATTGACAATTCATATAGCTTCTAATGAGCATCTACTAAATGATCAACCATGGAATAATCAGCGTTACACCATCACCGAAAAAGTCAGTATCAACCGGATTTAAACATTATTACAGCACTAATCAGCATCCACTTGTGCACACTTACACCAAGGCTAAAATAGCAAATAGGATATCATTCTCTCTTGCCTTCCATCTAAGAAAAAGATAACTCAGGCTACTCCAACACCGACAAAGGAGCTGACTTTGAAAACTAGGCGCCACTGATCATTCTTCATAGTCGTCTACACTTAATATGGTTGACCACACAACTCGCACCGAGACCAACGCTCCATTGCTAAACCGATACATTTGCTCCTCTTCGCCATGCTTGGACGCCACAAACGAAAGCACGTCTTGGCCCTCCTCCATGAAGTCTATCCGCAGCGTGTCCCCTAGATTCACGGCTGCAACGAATTTTTGAATGTGCTTCCCGCTAGATGGTATAAAACCAACTGTGTCACGGCAGTGCTCATCAATGAAGGAGTAGGAGCCTTGAGAAAGGACAGTGTTGCCACGCATGCGCACAAGAAAGCCATCTGCAGGCACCTCCACAAAATCCAGGTCTATAGTAGCCTCCATGCCTCTAGGAACAACACATGTTTCCAGTGTAATCTTGCCGTTGATATCATCGACATGGTTCAGTCTCCACGGGTCAAACTGTTCAGATGCTTTCATGCAACCAGAGACAATAATCAAGTCTTCAGCAGCCACCTTGGCCTTGGCCTTTATATCAATTTCGATCAAGCAGCATGATGCGAGTATTCCTCTTGCAGGATTCCTCAGGCATAAATAGTCACCtttctaaaatgtaaaatgtagggaAGAGCAATGATGATCAGACGTAATATTGAATATATTCTCCATAAATAACATCAAGGATGTGTATGAAACAAGGAAGTATTACATACTGGGTCCACTGCTTGTGCATTCTCTCTAGAGCAATGGAAAATGTAGTTGCGTGAGAAATTCAGGTGATCCCTTACTGCGATCACGCCATAGACCTCGATATTATTCGATTGTAGCATATTGTCACGCATAAACTTGACGAAACAGTAAGATTTCGTATACAGCTCGACCATAACATCAAGAAACTGTAGCATAGGGACAGGATTGTGTGGGCATCTGTCATCACCACCAAATTCACACGAAGCGTATCTCATCGGACCCGGCCGAGCTGAATAAATCAAGTAGTTTGGGTCATACTACCATTTGTATCATCATCACCACCAAATCAAGAAGAACACTAGTATTTTTGATTGGTAAAAAGATTTGGTTGTGCAATATAAAATTAGCTTACCTGGTGAGGGTCGGTGTAGGAGGTGTAGCTGGTGGTATCGAGTCCACAGAAAAGCCTTTGATTTCTGTATATCCCTGGACAATGTTTGTTTCGGCGGCCGGGTGTCCACGGTCTGCGCCGTCGTCGTCTTCGTCATGGTCTTGCCGTCCTCATCGTCATCTGCGCATTCGTCGGCGTAATGCCGCccttgcagcaccgcctcccaGTCCTCTCGCTCCGCCTCCCGGTGATGTCTGTCCGCGAAATCCAGTACCTCAGCGACGGCAGCGGCATCGGTGAAGACGGGGCCGGCGATGAGTTGATGCATGCGGCGTTCCTCTTGGGTGGGCTCCTCTACCACCCGGCACGAgatgtcgacgatccggcgccgcgTGTCCTGGGTCATGCTGGCCCACGCCTCGTCCGTGAACATGTGGTCGAACTCGGGCGGCCGACGCAGCtcatccattgacggcggcggcggcggcggcggcattcgAGGTTGGGGATTGGGGATTAGGGATTCGGTCGACCCCCTCTCTCACTCTCGCGAGGGCTCTACTGATATCGAGCTGGGCTCACCAGGCCAGATCCGAGCGCGAGTAGACTTGGGCCGGAATCAGCCGCTGTTTTGGACCGTTTCTTATTGGGCTAGAGTTCTTAATCTAATTTATATTGTGCTAAGAATAGAAAACATTAAAAAACAAATAGGGAAAGGGGACTGCTACGCATCTGCCGGCGCATCTTTTCAAAAGACCCGTCATCTCACGAGTCGTTGGAACTAACACAATCTAGCGCTGAAAGTCCTTTCCTCTACTTTGCAATAAAGATCATGTTGCAGAAACATTTGCATATGATGTTGTGTTACGATCTACTTGCAACGTAGGTTGTGTTGTGGGATTTTTTTTGCAACAAATTTTGTTGCATTTTTTTTTGCAAACAGAGATCTTATTGCGGTTTTCTTTTTGCAACATAGGTGATGTTGCAAGATAAGGTAATTAAGTGGGCACGTAGTTGGTAGGGAAAATAATGGAAGTGTGTGAATGTGCGTGAGGACGCATGGATCAAGGGCGATCCAACGGCTACGCGCGTGGCAGAACACTCACCACGATCAGCAGCCGAAATCTTAGCGTTCCCCATATGGAAAAACCgaaaaaaaatcaataaaaaaacaaaaaaaataggaaATGTCCGGAGCAAAGGGGGATGTTCTTACGTTTGCAAAATGCACAATAATAGACGCCCAGAGTGCCAAATAGGAAATGCCCCAAAACCGGGTGGATGGTTAACCAATCCCCACCATAAGTAAAAATGCTCGCACACAACTTATTGGGTTGGCCACTGTGTGAACTATGTAGGCAAAAGTTGCTATGATCTCATAATGAACGAGATTTAGCATTTGCGGCGATAAAAGCAACATAGAGTAGTAGATCGCTCGTTGGCGCTTGTGTTGCACCAAGGGCCCGAGACCCACTAATGGGCGCTTGTGGACTCTACATGCTTGTGTTAGGACTTGGGACTAGGATGGAAGCTCGTCCTTGCGGCCTCGTCATATTGGGGATGGTCGCGCAACTCATCTTTGGGAGGATACAGGGCTTGGGGACACGTCTCTAGCTTTTCAGTACCCTTCTCTTTATAATATTATTCAGTGTAAAGAAGAGTACATTGCACTATTTTGGGGGATAAATCCGTTGAATATCCAGTTCACAAAAACTTTGATAAATGATAAATGGTTTGTGTGGGTACAATATTTAGTATGAAGGTTTATGCGTAACACCCTTACTAATGTACCGGACACATCTTAcatcttacattcttaagaagttgatcccccactaaccaattctttcaagatgcacctttttttgaaataaatttttaaaaaagtttcacatatttaaaaaaaagttcattgatttggaaaaagttcatagaatttgaaaaaaagttcagatTTAAGAAAAGTCATCAATTTTTAATAACAAAAATCAAGATCAAAAAAGCTCATGGATTTTCCAAAAAAAAGGTCCATGAtttgaaaatgttcatcaattttgaataaAATTTTATCAATTTTgcagaaaaaagttcatcaattt contains:
- the LOC119278354 gene encoding kelch-like protein 5, which codes for MDPGAVREVLKSAEEYHWQMERRDREGVLQGLHYAESDGCSTSGTEDVLLFDQLMGVVEELSGRVATMEKKQASSIDKVKYLRGENGRLLKKVVELNGTVKGLNSQIDPLPRDDSVNQLIKQCLGSDVIYLVGGLDDMFCPSSLGFSCFSPSLDVLIPMKPMPDERLFNSTVALDNRIFVLGGADHPYGSSIDAVCCYDTTSDDWTLCLPMIRAKANLAGVSLCGKIYAFGGGDGSKSFHDVEVFDPAYGKWIKNQPMLRKRSALAGVELNGAIYAVGGYDGIETWSCAERLDPREPHWKMLPSMNTQRCFHTLAVLDEKIYSIGGYNPEARAGVATVELYDPRMPSWVAVKPMKYSKACHSSAVLGGSIFTFGGLEDPEQNILDVVECYSEGCGWVNTALKSIGRRSHCSAIVY
- the LOC119278356 gene encoding uncharacterized protein LOC119278356, with translation MPPPPPPPSMDELRRPPEFDHMFTDEAWASMTQDTRRRIVDISCRVVEEPTQEERRMHQLIAGPVFTDAAAVAEVLDFADRHHREAEREDWEAVLQGRHYADECADDDEDGKTMTKTTTAQTVDTRPPKQTLSRDIQKSKAFLWTRYHQLHLLHRPSPARPGPMRYASCEFGGDDRCPHNPVPMLQFLDVMVELYTKSYCFVKFMRDNMLQSNNIEVYGVIAVRDHLNFSRNYIFHCSRENAQAVDPKGDYLCLRNPARGILASCCLIEIDIKAKAKVAAEDLIIVSGCMKASEQFDPWRLNHVDDINGKITLETCVVPRGMEATIDLDFVEVPADGFLVRMRGNTVLSQGSYSFIDEHCRDTVGFIPSSGKHIQKFVAAVNLGDTLRIDFMEEGQDVLSFVASKHGEEEQMYRFSNGALVSVRVVWSTILSVDDYEE